A DNA window from Hordeum vulgare subsp. vulgare chromosome 1H, MorexV3_pseudomolecules_assembly, whole genome shotgun sequence contains the following coding sequences:
- the LOC123419182 gene encoding U-box domain-containing protein 25: MSRGAHREMPAGGGGGGVGPKLKATPRALFSCGIFSTCTHPALSPTATPNNNGAAGNGGVKGGGGGGGGSATPCGDASPALVEAAAASAVPSPVQWHRQKQVVHGGNANGSNGAGPSSSSSSSSSSASQSFTQWRLPVHHPPHAASSASAAGAGAASHAVAGSTEEKFAAGEVVAALRAVERDMEDTETSKTVPPGVVAGVVAAVREPATARLAAKVLLVVLLEEANREAAVEAGAASAAVEAVAASGPAGATAERALAALELLCTAAGGTAAVRREALAAPVLARAVEGMAGRGRECAIGVLAAIYGSEEAADASPPPPEVVKAVVGAMQGECSARGRRKGAQLLRALQEGGRLGLAWDGVGGS; encoded by the coding sequence ATGAGCCGCGGCGCGCACCGGGAGATGCCggccgggggcgggggcgggggagtGGGGCCGAAGCTCAAGGCGACGCCGCGGGCGCTCTTCTCCTGCGGCATCTTCAGCACCTGCACGCACCCGGCGCTCAGCCCCACGGCCACGCCTAACAACAATGGCGCGGCTGGGAATGGTGGGGTgaagggtggtggtggtggtggcggcggctcggcCACGCCCTGTGGCGACGCTTCGCCGGCGCTGGTGGAGGCGGCCGCGGCTTCCGCGGTGCCGTCGCCGGTGCAGTGGCATCGTCAGAAGCAGGTGGTGCACGGGGGTAACGCTAATGGCAGCAACGGCGCTGGGCCGTCATCGTCTTCCTCATCCTCGTCGAGCTCCGCGTCGCAGAGCTTCACACAGTGGCGGCTGCCGGTGCACCACCCGCCGCACGCGGCCTCGTCGGCGTCCGCGGCGGGGGCAGGAGCGGCCAGCCACGCGGTGGCGGGCAGCACAGAGGAGAAGTTCGCGGCGGGCGAGGTGGTGGCCGCGCTGCGTGCGGTGGAGCGGGACATGGAGGACACAGAAACGTCAAAGACGGTGCCGcctggcgttgttgccggggtgGTGGCAGCGGTGCGGGAGCCGGCGACGGCGAGGCTGGCGGCGAAGGTGCTGCTGGTGGTGCTCCTGGAGGAGGCCAACCGTGAGGCGGCAGTTGAGGCCGGCGCGGCATCGGCGGCCGTGGAGGCAGTGGCAGCTTCGGGGCCCGCGGGCGCGACTGCGGAGCGCGCGCTGGCGGCACTGGAGCTGCTCTGCACGGCGGCGGGCGGCACCGCGGCGGTTCGCAGGGAGGCCCTGGCCGCGCCCGTGCTGGCTCGCGCCGTGGAGGGCATGGCCGGGCGCGGCCGCGAGTGCGCCATCGGCGTGCTGGCGGCCATCTACGGGAGCGAGGAGGCCGCGGACGCGTCCCCGCCACCCCCGGAGGTGGTGAAGGCGGTGGTGGGCGCGATGCAGGGCGAGTGCAGCGCCCGCGGGCGGCGCAAGGGCGCCCAGCTCCTCCGCGCGCTCCAGGAGGGCGgccgcctcggcctcgcctgGGACGGCGTAGGCGGCTCCTGA